CTGATCGCGGCGTCGTACGCGGAGATCTTCGCCAAGCACGTGAAGAACTCGCAGGTCGTGCTGGTGGAGCGCTGCGGTCACTTGCCGCTCGCCGAGCAGGCGGAGACGACCGCGAAAGAGATCGCGCGCTTCGCGGGGGTTTGAGGGGCGCTTGAGCGAGACCGCGCGGCTGGCCGATTTCGCTCTGGCGCTCCGGCTCGAGGACGTCCCGGCGCCCGTGCGCGCGACCGCGCGCGACGCGATCCTCGACTCACTCGGCTGCGCGATCGCGGGCCGGCGCGAGCCGGCCACGCGCCGCGTGCGCGAGTTCGCGCTCGCCCAGCAGGGCGCCGGCGTGGCCACGCTCTGGGGCACCGGCGAGCGCGTCCCGGCCGAGCTCGCGGCGCTCGTGAACGGCACGGCCGCGCACGCGCTCGACTTCGACGATGTGAGCTGGGCGCTGAACGGCCACCCGACCGTGCCGCTCTTGCCGGCGGTGTTCGCGGCGGCGGAGAAGACCGGCGCGTCCGGCGCCGACTTCCTGCGCGCCTACGTGGCGGGCTTCGAGGTCGAGGCGCGGCTCGGCCAGGCGCTCGGGCGCGGTCACTACGAGAAGGGCTGGCACGCGACTGCGACGCTGGGCGTGTTCGGCGCGGCGGCGGCGGCCGGGAT
This genomic interval from Myxococcota bacterium contains the following:
- a CDS encoding MmgE/PrpD family protein; translation: MSETARLADFALALRLEDVPAPVRATARDAILDSLGCAIAGRREPATRRVREFALAQQGAGVATLWGTGERVPAELAALVNGTAAHALDFDDVSWALNGHPTVPLLPAVFAAAEKTGASGADFLRAYVAGFEVEARLGQALGRGHYEKGWHATATLGVFGAAAAAG